Proteins found in one Gemmatimonadales bacterium genomic segment:
- a CDS encoding ATP-binding protein, whose protein sequence is MHHDAMRKVEMVSSTAGRIGDGVMDERSEARSRERTRHVALEHLIRLIEHELPAMRGSVLILADRGTTLRHCAAPNLPDEYCRLIDGLPIGPAAGSCGTAAFRREQVVVGDIATDELWREYRSFALPFGLRACWSTPIRDQEGAVIGTFAMYYDEPRLPTPRELDLTETATMLAASIIMRARAEAALRENEAQMSRARAQAEAANRAKSEFLAMMSHELRTPLNAIGGYATLMRDGIPDPVSAGQQNYLRRIIAAQEHVLGLIDMVLTQAKLEAGEMTYRLESMRMGELLDTIESLVRPQLAAKGIVYDCTLCDTRLAMHGDRQKTVQILLNLISNAVKFTPREGRITLRTSVLEAGRVLIGVRDTGVGMTAEQMANVFEPYTQFENRLTREQKGTGLGMPISRELARGMGGDLTVESEPGAGTEFLLTLPAEVADARREAGTPRE, encoded by the coding sequence TGGTCAGTAGCACCGCCGGCCGGATCGGCGACGGCGTGATGGACGAGCGGTCGGAGGCACGCTCGCGCGAGCGCACCCGTCACGTCGCACTCGAGCATCTGATTCGCCTCATCGAGCACGAGCTCCCGGCCATGCGCGGGTCGGTACTGATTCTCGCGGACCGCGGAACCACGCTGCGACACTGCGCCGCCCCCAACCTTCCGGATGAGTACTGCCGGCTCATCGATGGCCTGCCAATCGGGCCCGCGGCCGGCTCATGCGGCACCGCCGCCTTCCGTCGAGAGCAGGTGGTGGTGGGCGACATCGCCACGGATGAGCTCTGGCGCGAATACCGGTCGTTCGCCCTCCCCTTCGGGCTCCGTGCCTGCTGGTCGACGCCCATCCGCGATCAGGAGGGCGCCGTGATCGGTACCTTCGCCATGTACTACGACGAGCCCCGCCTCCCCACCCCGCGCGAGCTGGATCTCACCGAGACGGCGACCATGCTCGCGGCGAGCATCATCATGCGTGCGCGGGCGGAAGCGGCGCTCCGCGAGAACGAGGCGCAGATGAGCCGCGCCCGCGCGCAGGCGGAGGCGGCCAATCGGGCAAAGTCGGAGTTCCTGGCCATGATGAGCCACGAGCTGCGCACGCCGCTCAACGCGATCGGCGGATACGCGACGCTCATGCGGGATGGCATCCCCGATCCCGTCAGTGCGGGGCAGCAGAACTATCTGCGGCGGATCATCGCGGCCCAGGAGCATGTGCTCGGCCTCATCGACATGGTGCTCACTCAGGCGAAGCTCGAGGCCGGGGAGATGACGTACCGGCTGGAGAGCATGCGCATGGGCGAGCTGCTGGACACGATCGAATCGCTCGTGCGGCCCCAACTCGCCGCCAAGGGCATCGTCTACGATTGCACGCTCTGCGACACGCGCCTCGCGATGCACGGCGACCGGCAGAAGACGGTGCAGATTCTCCTCAACCTCATCTCCAACGCGGTGAAATTCACGCCGCGCGAGGGGCGCATCACGCTCCGCACATCGGTGCTGGAGGCAGGGCGGGTGCTCATCGGCGTGCGCGATACCGGCGTCGGCATGACCGCCGAACAGATGGCGAACGTCTTCGAGCCGTACACGCAGTTCGAGAATCGCCTCACGCGCGAGCAGAAGGGGACGGGGCTCGGGATGCCGATCAGCCGCGAGCTGGCGCGCGGGATGGGCGGAGATCTGACCGTGGAGAGCGAGCCCGGCGCGGGGACGGAATTTCTGTTGACGCTCCCGGCGGAAGTGGCTGACGCGCGGAGGGAGGCGGGCACACCGCGCGAATGA